One region of Roseimicrobium gellanilyticum genomic DNA includes:
- a CDS encoding MFS transporter, which translates to MSSFPAPQKSPVPTGLSERLLLLLLATVQFTHIMDFMVMMPLGPQLMRIFQIEPHQFSLLVASYTFSAAMAGLIGAFWVDRFDRKQALLFCYAGFILGTLACALAPTYHTLLAARVISGAFGGVSGAIVLTVVGDVVPLERRAGAMGIVMASFAFAAVAGVPVGLWLAAIWSWHAPFIIIVVVGCILWVTCLMIFPSLRGHLTEGGHVRGQALAGLRELVTNGNTVTAMFFMTLLVLGHFMIIPFLSPSLVSNVGLQEHELSWVYLVGGFASLCTSPVVGRMADKHGRLRMFVVTIAGALAPIYFITNQGATPLFWVLVLAALFFIFAGGRFVPGQAIITSAVPARLRGTFMSLNSSVRDMAAGLASLLGGHIVARDAITGKILHFPTLGWIAIGASLLSIFVASRVKPVS; encoded by the coding sequence ATGTCGTCTTTTCCAGCCCCCCAAAAATCCCCAGTTCCCACGGGCCTTTCGGAACGCCTTCTTCTCCTCCTGCTCGCCACGGTGCAGTTCACCCACATCATGGACTTCATGGTGATGATGCCGCTGGGGCCGCAGTTGATGCGCATCTTCCAGATTGAGCCGCACCAGTTCAGCCTGCTGGTCGCGTCCTACACCTTCAGCGCGGCCATGGCGGGATTGATTGGAGCGTTCTGGGTGGATCGGTTTGATCGGAAGCAGGCGCTGCTTTTCTGCTACGCAGGCTTCATCCTGGGCACGCTGGCTTGTGCGCTGGCACCCACCTACCACACCCTGCTGGCCGCGCGCGTGATCAGCGGCGCCTTCGGCGGTGTATCAGGAGCTATTGTGCTTACGGTGGTGGGGGATGTGGTGCCGCTGGAGCGTCGTGCCGGGGCCATGGGCATCGTGATGGCGTCCTTCGCCTTTGCCGCAGTGGCGGGCGTGCCGGTGGGATTGTGGCTCGCCGCCATCTGGAGCTGGCATGCGCCTTTCATCATCATTGTGGTGGTGGGATGTATCCTGTGGGTCACGTGTCTGATGATTTTCCCCAGCCTGCGCGGACACCTCACCGAGGGCGGGCACGTGCGGGGGCAGGCGCTGGCGGGGCTGCGTGAGCTGGTGACGAATGGAAACACGGTCACCGCCATGTTTTTCATGACGCTGCTGGTGTTGGGCCACTTCATGATCATTCCCTTCCTGAGTCCCAGCCTCGTGTCGAATGTGGGGCTGCAGGAGCATGAGCTTTCCTGGGTGTACCTCGTGGGCGGGTTCGCAAGCCTGTGCACATCACCGGTGGTCGGTCGCATGGCGGACAAGCATGGCCGCCTGCGCATGTTCGTCGTGACCATCGCAGGGGCGCTGGCGCCGATTTATTTCATCACCAATCAAGGCGCTACTCCGCTGTTCTGGGTGCTGGTGCTCGCGGCGCTGTTTTTCATCTTTGCCGGTGGGAGATTCGTTCCCGGGCAGGCGATCATCACCTCTGCCGTACCGGCCCGCTTGCGCGGCACCTTCATGAGTCTGAATAGCAGTGTGCGCGACATGGCTGCTGGACTGGCTTCGTTACTTGGCGGACACATCGTGGCACGCGATGCCATCACTGGAAAAATCCTGCACTTCCCCACGCTGGGGTGGATCGCCATTGGCGCGAGCCTGCTGAGCATCTTCGTCGCCTCCCGGGTGAAGCCGGTGTCGTAA